In the genome of Candidatus Hydrogenedentota bacterium, the window CGCTGGCGCGTGCTCGGATTCATCCCGCCCGACCCGGATGTTCCGGCGAACCATGTGCCCCAGGCGCTGGTGACGGGCGCGGAACACCCGCAACTGCTCCTCTTTTACGCCACCCAGCGGGGCCGGCGGTTCCCCCTGAAACCCGGCGAATCCTACGACTACCGCTACGACCAAATCCGCGTGATGCGGCGGGTCATTCCCCTCCCGGAACGAGTCCCCGCCCCGCCCCGCGGGTTGCAATAATCCGGCCCATTCTGTAGAGTGGCGCGGCGCGGGGTCGAGGCCGGTTTTCCACGGGTTCGCCTTGCCGCCGCAGTCGGACGCTTTGTTCCGCACCATGAACTTAAAGGGTTTGCCATGCCGGACGGGGTCATGCTCCACGAGAAGAAGAAAAGGTTTTCCGAGGGGGTCACGGGCTACCACTACCTGGTGCTGGCCGTGGCCTGTTTCGGCTGGTCCTTCGACACCATGGACCAGTGGCTGTATGTGCTGGTGAAGGGCCACGCGCTGCGCGGGCTGCTCCCGGCCTCCGTGCCGGACGCGGATGTGAGCAAATACACCGGGTACGTGCAGACGGCGCTGATCTTCGGCTGGGCCACGGGCGGGCTTATCTTCGGCATGGTGGGCGACCGCCTCGGCCGCACCCGGACCATGATCATCACCATCATGATGTACGCCGGGTTCACCGGACTCAGCGGCCTCGCGCAGAACTGGCACCAGTTTCTCATTCTCCGCTTTCTCACCGGCCTCGGTGTCGGCGGCGAGTTCGCCGCCGGGGCCGCACTGGTCGCGGAGACCTTTCCGGACCACTCCCGCGCCACCGCGCTCGGCATTGTCCAGGCCACGTCCGCTTTGGGCAACGTGACCGCCGCGCTGATTAACATGGCGTTCACGCAGTTCATGGCACCCGCCGAGGCCTGGCGCTGGATTCTGGGCGTGGGGGCGTTCCCGGTGCTGCTGGTCGTGGTCATCGCCCTGTTCATCCACGAGCCGGACCGCTGGAAGGCGGCCCGCGAACTGTCGCGCCAGAAGAAAAAGGACGGCATCCGGGAGGTGGGCTCCATCATTGCGCTCTTTTCCGAGAGGGAAGTGCGCCGCAACACCTTTGTCGGCCTGGCCCTCGGCGCAGTCGGCATCATCGGGTTCTGGGGCATCAGCACCTGGACCCCCGAGCTGGTGCGCGAAATGCTCCTGCGCGCCAACGCGGAGGTGGACAAGACCCTGG includes:
- a CDS encoding MFS transporter, coding for MPDGVMLHEKKKRFSEGVTGYHYLVLAVACFGWSFDTMDQWLYVLVKGHALRGLLPASVPDADVSKYTGYVQTALIFGWATGGLIFGMVGDRLGRTRTMIITIMMYAGFTGLSGLAQNWHQFLILRFLTGLGVGGEFAAGAALVAETFPDHSRATALGIVQATSALGNVTAALINMAFTQFMAPAEAWRWILGVGAFPVLLVVVIALFIHEPDRWKAARELSRQKKKDGIREVGSIIALFSEREVRRNTFVGLALGAVGIIGFWGISTWTPELVREMLLRANAEVDKTLVERYVSLAAMSQNIGAFFGALTFAWFANRIGRRGAFAVALVLCLVEIPATFYFATSITLALVFFFGMGFSLLFLLSGFTVYFPELFPTRLRATGTGFCYNVSRYAAAPFAALFGVLSASFGIQLAALMLSSVFLLGLVVLLFAPETKGKPLPE